The Rhododendron vialii isolate Sample 1 chromosome 8a, ASM3025357v1 genome has a window encoding:
- the LOC131298098 gene encoding uncharacterized protein LOC131298098 produces MDEVRATSAWVAARSSHVTIDHSGIEKVVETVKTSIPKVEWDFEGIHYFDDGPLTVQYLFVLDTLNFCFWPDKDLNYDDLASGLKEALQNDKSVFDADRLQKYTGPELRKLLKWPRPLPLEDERVRLLREVGLELEKNFEGKASNLVDSCGKSAEKLVTLVTRHFPGFRDHSVYKGHQVFLYKRAQIFAADLWGAFKGKGYGEFNDIGEITIFADYIVPAVLQQLGVLKYSAALAATIEANVEIGSGSEEEVELRACSICAVEKMRELIQKKSGKQVLSVELDIWLWSVGVQCPSLQHHRTLSIYY; encoded by the exons ATGGACGAGGTTAGGGCAACCTCTGCTTGGGTCGCCGCTCGCTCCTCTCACGTCACAATCGACCACTCAG GAATTGAGAAAGTTGTGGAAACTGTCAAAACCTCAATCCCAAAAGTGGAGTGGGATTTTGAAGGGATTCACTACTTCGATGACGGGCCGCTCACCGTCCAGTACTTATTTGTATTGGATACTTTGAACTTTTGTTTTTGGCCTG ACAAGGATTTGAACTATGACGATTTGGCTTCGGGACTAAAGGAAGCTCTTCAAAATGACAAATCTGTGTTTGATGCTGATCGTCTTCAGAAGTACACTG GTCCTGAACTACGCAAATTGTTGAAATGGCCAAGGCCACTTCCTCTGGAGGATGAAAGAGTCCGCTTATTGCGCGAG GTTGGCCTTGAACTGGAGAAAAACTTTGAGGGTAAAGCATCCAACCTCGTTGATTCATGTGGAAAATCAGCGGAAAAGCTTGTAACTCTTGTTACTCGCCACTTTCCTG GTTTCCGCGACCACTCAGTTTACAAGGGCCACCAGGTATTCTTGTACAAAAGAGCTCAGATATTTGCGGCAGATTTATGGGGTGCATTCAAGGGCAAAGGATATGGGGAGTTCAATGACATTGGAGAAATTACCATATTTGCTGACTATATCGTTCCAGCGGTGCTTCAGCAGCTTGGTGTGCTGAAATATAGTGCAGCCCTAGCTGCAACTATTGAGGCTAATGTTGAAATTGGTTCGGGTAGTGAGGAGGAAGTGGAACTAAGAGCTTGCTCAATATGTGCTGTAGAGAAAATGAGGGAATTGATCCAGAAAAAATCTGGAAAGCAG